One Gadus chalcogrammus isolate NIFS_2021 chromosome 4, NIFS_Gcha_1.0, whole genome shotgun sequence DNA segment encodes these proteins:
- the enc1 gene encoding ectoderm-neural cortex protein 1 — translation MKMSVCVHENRKSRGSTGSMNIYLFHKSSYADSVLMHLNALRQQKLFTDVMLHAGRRSFPCHRAVLAACSRYFEAMFSGGLRESQASEVDFHDSIHPEVLELLLDYAYSSRVVINEENAESLLEAGDMLEFQDIRDACAEFLERNLHPTNCLGMLLLSDAHQCIKLSELSWSMCLSNFPAICKTEEFLQLPKDMVVQLLSHEELETEDEKLVYEAALNWVTYDLQGRHPHLPELLKTVRLALLPAVFLMENVSTEPLINSQTKSKELVDEAICCKLKILQNDGVVNSPCARPRKTSHALFLLGGQTFMCDKLYLVDQKAKEIIPKADIPSPRKEFSACAIGCKVYITGGRGSENGVSKDVWVYDTVQEEWSKAAPMLIARFGHGSAELKHCLYVVGGHTAATGCLPASPSVSLKQVEQFDPAVNKWTMVAPLREGVSNAAVVSVKLKLFAFGGTSVTHDKLPKVQCYDPQENRWTVPASCPQPWRYTAAAVLGNQIFVMGGDTEFSACSAYKFSSDSYQWTKVGDVTAKRMSCQAVASGNKLYVVGGYFGTQRCKTLDCYDPTLDAWNSITTVPYSLIPTAFVSTWKHLPS, via the coding sequence ATGAAAATGTCCGTGTGCGTCCACGAAAACCGCAAGTCGCGTGGCAGCACGGGCTCCATGAACATCTACCTGTTCCACAAGTCGTCCTACGCCGACAGCGTGCTCATGCACCTCAACGCGCTGCGGCAGCAGAAGCTGTTCACCGACGTCATGCTGCACGCCGGGCGCCGCTCCTTCCCGTGCCACCGCGCCGTGCTGGCCGCCTGCAGCCGTTACTTCGAGGCCATGTTCAGcggagggctgagggagagccAGGCCAGCGAGGTGGACTTCCACGACTCCATCCACCCCGaggtgctggagctgctgctggactaCGCCTACTCCTCGCGCGTGGTCATCAACGAGGAGAACGCAGAGTCTCTGCTGGAGGCCGGCGACATGCTGGAGTTCCAGGACATCCGGGACGCCTGCGCCGAGTTCCTGGAGAGAAACCTCCACCCGACCAACTGCCTGGGCATGCTGCTGCTCTCCGACGCCCACCAGTGCATCAAGCTCTCGGAGCTGTCCTGGAGCATGTGCCTGAGCAACTTCCCCGCCATATGCAAGACGGAGGAGTTTCTCCAACTGCCCAAAGACATGGTTGTGCAGCTTTTGTCCCACGAGGAGCTGGAGACGGAGGACGAGAAACTTGTTTACGAGGCCGCGCTTAACTGGGTCACCTACGACCTGCAAGGAAGGCACCCCCACTTGCCGGAGCTTCTGAAAACAGTGCGTCTGGCCCTTCTGCCCGCCGTCTTCCTCATGGAGAACGTCTCCACCGAGCCACTGATAAACAGCCAGACCAAGAGCAAGGAGCTGGTGGACGAGGCCATCTGCTGCAAGCTGAAGATCCTGCAGAACGACGGCGTGGTCAACAGCCCGTGCGCCCGTCCCAGGAAGACCAGCCACGCGCTCTTCCTGCTGGGAGGCCAGACCTTCATGTGCGACAAGCTGTACCTGGTGGACCAGAAAGCCAAAGAGATCATCCCCAAGGCCGACATCCCGAGCCCCAGGAAGGAGTTCAGCGCCTGCGCCATCGGCTGCAAGGTGTACATCACGGGCGGGCGGGGCTCGGAGAACGGCGTGTCCAAAGACGTGTGGGTGTACGACACGGTGCAGGAGGAGTGGTCCAAGGCGGCACCCATGCTGATCGCCCGCTTCGGCCACGGCTCGGCGGAGCTGAAGCACTGCCTGTACGTGGTGGGCGGGCACACGGCCGCCACGGGCTGCCTCCCGGCCTCGCCGTCCGTGTCCCTCAAGCAGGTGGAGCAGTTCGACCCGGCGGTCAACAAGTGGACGATGGTGGCGCCGCTGAGGGAGGGCGTGAGCAACGCCGCGGTGGTCAGCGTCAAACTCAAGCTGTTTGCGTTCGGGGGCACCAGCGTCACGCACGACAAACTGCCCAAGGTGCAGTGCTACGACCCCCAGGAGAACCGCTGGACCGTGCCCGCCTCCTGCCCGCAGCCCTGGCGCTACACGGCCGCCGCCGTCCTGGGCAACCAGATCTTCGTGATGGGCGGCGACACCGAGTTCTCGGCGTGCTCGGCCTACAAGTTCAGCAGCGACAGCTACCAGTGGACCAAGGTGGGGGACGTCACGGCCAAGCGCATGAGCTGCCAGGCCGTGGCGTCGGGCAACAAACTGTACGTGGTGGGCGGCTACTTCGGCACGCAGCGCTGCAAGACCCTGGACTGCTACGACCCCACGCTGGACGCGTGGAACAGCATCACCACGGTGCCGTACTCGCTCATCCCCACCGCCTTCGTGAGCACGTGGAAGCACCTCCCCTCCTGA
- the LOC130380486 gene encoding beta-hexosaminidase subunit beta-like produces the protein MLAGLNFATLLLSVAVCQGSQYKDIDSETVSVDQGSTYGSLWPLPQQVSLSEVSFKLSSSSFRVVDAEGSSAGPSCNILQNAYRRYYEYVFGNARKTGHFKRKAATSELSELQVSITSGDSDCDGYPGATSDESYELTVDQPYAILKAPKVWGALRGLETFSQLVYEDEYGAKSINSSKIVDFPRFQHRGILLDTSRHFLPIKVILANLEAMSMNKFNVFHWHIVDDPSFPYLSRTFPQLSQMGAYHPYTHVYTPGDVKMIIEFARLRGIRVVPEFDTPGHTQSWGKGQKDLLTPCYSGSTPSGTFGPVNPILNTTYDFMNLLFKEISEVFPDAYVHLGGDEVDFNCWKSNPDIQKWMDEHGLGKDYAKLESFYIQKLLGIVAATKKGSMIWQEVFDNGVKLPADAVVNVWMGSGLQGEMFNVTAAGFTTILSAPWYLDYISYGQDWQRYYKAEPLDFKGSDAQNKLVIGGEACLWGEFVDSTNLTPRLWPRASAVGERLWSAKDVTDVNDAYSRLAKHRCRMVERGIPAEPLFTSFCQHEYKGN, from the exons ATGTTAGCTGGGCTGAATTTCGCTACGCTGTTGCTCTCGGTGGCTGTATGTCAGGGATCTCAATACAAGGACATTGATAGTGAAACCGTCAGCGTGGACCAAGGATCCACCTATGGTTCTCTCTGGCCTCTGCCCCAGCAAGTGAGTTTGTCTGAGGTTTCATTTAAACTATCGAGCTCCAGCTTCAGAGTGGTGGACGCCGAGGGATCGTCTGCGGGTCCCAGCTGCAACATTCTCCAGAATGCATACAGAAG ATATTATGAATACGTGTTTGGCAACGCAAGAAAGACTGGACATTTCAAAAGGAAAGCGGCAACATCAGAGTTGTCAGAACTACAGGTGTCGATCACATCAGGTGATTCGGACTGTGACGGTTACCCAGGAGCGACCTCGGACGAGTCAT ATGAACTGACGGTGGACCAGCCGTATGCAATCCTGAAAGCACCAAAGGTGTGGGGTGCTCTTCGAG GTCTAGAAACGTTCAGCCAGTTGGTGTATGAAGATGAATATGGGGCT AAAAGCATTAACTCGTCAAAAATTGTTGACTTCCCAAGATTTCAACATAGAGGTATCTTACTGGATACCTCTCGCCACTTCTTGCCTATTAAAGTCATCTTGGCTAATCTG GAAGCAATGTCAATGAACAAATTCAACGTGTTCCACTGGCACATCGTGGACGACCCGTCATTCCCCTACCTCAGCAGAACCTTCCCCCAGCTCAGCCAGATG GGCGCCTACCACCCGTACACCCACGTGTACACGCCTGGCGATGTGAAGATGATCATCGAGTTTGCCCGGTTGAGGGGCATCCGGGTTGTCCCAGAGTTTGACACACCGGGACACACGCAGTCCTGGGGCAAAG GACAGAAGGACCTGCTGACGCCGTGTTACTCCGGCTCCACACCCTCTGGCACCTTCGGGCCGGTCAACCCCATCCTGAACACAACCTACGACTTCATGAACCTGCTCTTCAAGGAGATCAGCGAGGTGTTCCCCGACGCCTACGTTCACCTGGGAGGAGACGAGGTGGACTTCAACTGTTG GAAGTCAAACCCAGATATTCAGAAGTGGATGGATGAGCACGGCTTAGGAAAAGACTACGCCAAACTGGAATCATTCTACATCCAAAA GCTCTTGGGTATCGTCGCCGCAACGAAGAAAGGCTCCATGATATGGCAGGAGGTGTTTGACAACGGCGTGAAG CTGCCGGCGGACGCGGTGGTGAACGTGTGGATGGGCAGTGGGCTGCAGGGGGAGATGTTCAACGTGACGGCGGCGGGCTTCACCACCATCCTCTCCGCCCCCTGGTACCTGGACTACATCAGCTACGGACAGGACTGGCAGCGCTACTACAAGGCGGAGCCGCTCGACTTCAAAG GTAGTGATGCCCAGAACaagctggtgattggtggagaGGCCTGTCTGTGGGGCGAATTTGTGGATTCAACCAATCTGACGCCAAGGCTGTG GCCTCGCGCCAGTGCTGTGGGGGAGCGCTTGTGGAGTGCCAAAGATGTGACAGACGTCAACGACGCCTACAGCCGCCTGGCCAAGCACCGCTGCCGCATGGTGGA GCGTGGGATCCCTGCGGAGCCTTTGTTTACAAGTTTCTGCCAGCATGAGTATAAGGGCAACTGA